The following proteins come from a genomic window of Candidatus Schekmanbacteria bacterium RIFCSPLOWO2_02_FULL_38_14:
- a CDS encoding NGG1p interacting factor NIF3: MKLSEIYKTVIQKGIDFDPRGREPIEKFFRLQREAYDELKEDKKEYFDKERLSNPFADTRILFGSPELEVKRILVGIDIEIGEVVLADRLREKGEKIDLTIAHHPEGRAMANFYEVMHMQADILNKFGVPINVAEGILEPRIKEVSRKVMPSNYNRTVDAARLLNIPIMCVHTPSDNAVTSFLQKGFDDKKPYYVKEVMDFLNDIPEYKTSKLNQNVPAILVGSEKKRTGKIFVDMTGGTGGSKEAFEKLSHTEIGTIVGMHISEDHLKEAEKNHINVIIAGHIASDSLGMNLMLDELLKIEKMEVFQCSGFTRVARV, translated from the coding sequence ATGAAATTAAGTGAAATCTATAAAACGGTTATTCAGAAAGGGATTGACTTTGACCCGCGAGGGAGAGAACCAATTGAAAAATTCTTCAGGCTTCAGAGAGAAGCGTATGATGAGCTTAAGGAGGATAAGAAGGAGTATTTTGACAAGGAAAGGCTTTCAAATCCGTTTGCTGATACCAGAATTCTTTTTGGCTCCCCTGAGCTTGAAGTAAAAAGGATTCTTGTTGGAATAGATATTGAAATAGGAGAGGTAGTCTTAGCTGACAGGCTCAGAGAAAAAGGAGAAAAAATTGACCTTACAATAGCTCATCATCCCGAAGGAAGGGCAATGGCTAATTTTTATGAAGTAATGCATATGCAGGCAGATATACTGAATAAATTTGGAGTACCAATAAATGTAGCTGAAGGGATTTTAGAGCCAAGGATTAAAGAAGTTTCAAGAAAGGTTATGCCTTCTAACTATAACAGAACAGTTGATGCTGCAAGGTTGTTGAATATACCTATTATGTGCGTTCATACCCCTTCTGATAATGCTGTTACCAGCTTTTTGCAGAAGGGGTTTGATGACAAAAAGCCTTATTATGTCAAAGAGGTTATGGATTTTTTAAACGATATTCCGGAATACAAAACATCAAAGCTTAACCAGAATGTGCCAGCTATTCTTGTTGGGTCAGAGAAAAAAAGAACAGGTAAAATTTTTGTAGATATGACAGGAGGAACAGGAGGGTCTAAAGAGGCTTTTGAGAAGCTTTCCCATACTGAAATCGGAACGATTGTTGGAATGCATATCAGCGAAGACCATCTTAAAGAAGCTGAGAAAAATCACATAAATGTAATCATAGCAGGGCATATAGCAAGTGATTCTCTTGGAATGAACCTGATGCTGGACGAGCTTTTAAAGATAGAAAAGATGGAGGTTTTTCAGTGTTCAGGTTTTACAAGGGTTGCGAGAGTGTAG
- a CDS encoding DNA primase, which translates to MSGFIPEEKIEEIRATSDIFEVISGYITLNRSGKNYKGLCPFHHEKTPSFIVSSEKQMFHCFGCGQGGNVFSFLMKYENLSFPEAVLSVAKRYGIQIKLTRDDKSEKFVGKKEILYGVNSLANEFFKKTLKETSEGKAALEYLRKRGIEEGSFKDFNIGYALSEWDSLVKYLGRKGYSEEIILESGLAVQRENKSGSYDRFRKRIIFPIFHINGEIIGFGGRNLDDSLPKYINSPETLIYKKGESLYGLHIAKERIKTDNCCIVMEGYVDVVTAHRFGFKNSLASLGTALTEKQLRLIKSLTGNIIFIYDADRAGINAVLRAWEGVLKTGLCGKVVVLPEGDDPDSFLNSKGTEDFKALINSSKDIGEYIIDRSVEGYNLSTTSDRSQALTKVLKVLESVMCILRLADYANYLVSKLGVKEEFLYEAIKYDRKKDITFVPLKEETRKIQLDSLEVHLIQLMLTSKEVATRVFDNISSDDFEVPLLKKIAIEIANSIKSNKEFEPNRIMNIMADEEVNDLISAFLFKSEDWQDIEKAISDCIKQMQKRKAKKTLNNIEDELKLAKGKGDENTLDKLLEQKYKLYTFLKSTKFLEN; encoded by the coding sequence GTGAGCGGATTTATTCCAGAAGAAAAAATTGAAGAAATCAGAGCAACCAGTGATATTTTTGAAGTTATCTCTGGCTATATAACTTTAAACAGGTCTGGTAAAAATTATAAAGGGTTATGTCCGTTTCACCATGAGAAAACTCCTTCTTTTATTGTTTCATCTGAAAAGCAGATGTTCCACTGTTTTGGATGCGGTCAGGGAGGCAACGTATTTTCATTTTTAATGAAATATGAAAATTTATCTTTTCCTGAAGCGGTATTGTCTGTTGCTAAAAGATACGGGATACAGATAAAACTTACACGGGATGATAAAAGTGAGAAGTTTGTTGGAAAAAAAGAGATTCTCTATGGAGTAAATTCGCTGGCAAATGAATTTTTTAAAAAAACATTAAAGGAAACCAGCGAGGGGAAGGCTGCTCTGGAGTATTTAAGAAAAAGAGGTATTGAGGAGGGTTCTTTTAAAGATTTTAACATAGGATATGCATTATCAGAGTGGGATTCTCTGGTAAAATACTTAGGGAGAAAGGGATATTCTGAAGAAATAATCCTGGAATCAGGTTTGGCAGTTCAAAGAGAAAATAAAAGCGGCAGCTATGACAGGTTCCGTAAAAGGATAATTTTTCCAATATTTCATATAAATGGAGAGATAATTGGGTTTGGTGGAAGGAATCTGGATGATTCGTTGCCAAAATATATAAATAGCCCTGAAACATTGATTTATAAAAAGGGCGAAAGCCTATATGGACTCCATATTGCCAAGGAGAGAATAAAAACTGATAATTGCTGTATAGTTATGGAAGGATATGTTGATGTTGTAACAGCTCACAGATTTGGATTCAAGAATTCTTTGGCATCACTTGGAACTGCTTTAACAGAAAAGCAATTGAGGCTTATTAAAAGCTTAACAGGGAATATCATATTTATCTATGATGCTGACAGAGCAGGAATTAATGCGGTCCTGAGAGCATGGGAAGGGGTTTTGAAAACAGGACTTTGCGGAAAGGTTGTTGTATTACCTGAGGGAGATGACCCTGATAGTTTTTTAAACTCAAAAGGGACTGAAGATTTTAAAGCATTAATTAATAGCAGCAAGGATATAGGAGAATATATAATTGACAGATCTGTTGAAGGATATAATTTATCAACAACCTCAGACAGGTCACAGGCTTTAACCAAAGTTCTTAAAGTGCTTGAGTCTGTAATGTGCATACTCAGGCTTGCTGATTATGCAAATTATTTAGTAAGTAAACTTGGAGTGAAAGAAGAGTTTCTTTATGAGGCTATTAAATATGACAGGAAAAAAGATATAACATTTGTACCTTTAAAAGAAGAAACAAGGAAGATTCAGCTTGATTCTCTTGAGGTTCATCTTATTCAGTTAATGCTGACTTCAAAAGAGGTTGCAACAAGGGTTTTTGACAATATAAGTTCTGATGATTTTGAAGTGCCGCTTCTTAAAAAAATTGCAATAGAGATAGCAAACTCAATAAAAAGCAATAAAGAATTTGAGCCAAACAGGATTATGAATATTATGGCTGATGAGGAAGTTAATGACCTGATATCAGCTTTTTTGTTTAAGAGCGAAGATTGGCAGGATATAGAAAAGGCAATATCTGACTGCATTAAACAGATGCAAAAGAGAAAAGCAAAAAAAACGCTTAACAATATTGAGGACGAACTTAAGCTTGCTAAAGGGAAAGGAGATGAAAATACTTTAGACAAACTTTTAGAGCAAAAATATAAATTGTACACTTTTTTAAAAAGCACAAAATTTTTAGAAAATTAG
- a CDS encoding penicillin-binding protein 2, which produces MSIKRFQNNDIEGFGKRLEFFQILMLFCALVIIIRMWGLQITEGESFKKEADNNRIRTISEPGIRGNIFDRNGTLLAFNRPSFTAELVLENIPKNLNKEKLIKKICTLLDISSETVSAKVKSLPKQLYFQPIVLKKNLERGTLAYLEEHKEELTGVEIKIEHRRFYPFETVASHLIGYIGEASQSNIDKFNYLKYGALVGKSGVEKYFDRTIRGEYGWRKVVKDSLGREKEELFSLSKKSERGKDICLTVDLPLQIYAEGLLGNRKGSIVAMNPKNGDILIMASHPSFDPNLFAAGLSAKEWRSLFNDTGHPLQNRAVQSQYPSGSVFKIVTAIAAMNEGLINEDYSIICNGSMYFGNKNFLCWKKEGHGSVDIYRGIMNSCNVFFYNLGKRLDVNTLARYSRYFGLGEKTGVELPFEERGLVPDSEWKLKFLKKPWIKSETLFMAIGQGYLLVTPIQLAKMVMAVANDGVIVNPDVIYSPTRQKNNLKSFRKEIPVKKEVFDIVKEGLINVVNSGTGWRAKVNGITIAGKTGTAQVISLQTSKYLKAKGEFSADLKDHAWFVAFAPAEDPQIVLSILVENGGFGGEVCAPIAKELINFYFNATGQEREKLITDYSTEFLGALHRSSSF; this is translated from the coding sequence ATGTCAATAAAGCGCTTTCAAAACAATGATATAGAAGGGTTTGGGAAAAGACTGGAATTTTTTCAAATCCTCATGCTTTTTTGCGCTTTAGTTATAATAATAAGAATGTGGGGCCTCCAGATAACAGAGGGTGAGAGTTTTAAGAAGGAAGCAGACAACAACAGAATAAGGACTATTTCTGAACCCGGTATTCGCGGAAATATTTTTGACAGAAATGGTACCCTCCTTGCTTTTAACCGCCCAAGCTTTACTGCAGAACTTGTTCTTGAAAATATTCCAAAAAATCTAAACAAGGAAAAACTTATTAAGAAAATCTGTACTCTTCTGGATATTTCTTCTGAAACAGTTTCTGCAAAGGTAAAATCTCTTCCAAAACAACTTTATTTCCAGCCAATAGTTTTAAAGAAAAATCTTGAAAGAGGGACTTTAGCATATTTGGAAGAACACAAAGAGGAACTAACGGGTGTTGAGATAAAGATTGAACATAGAAGATTTTATCCTTTTGAAACAGTGGCTTCGCATTTGATTGGTTATATAGGTGAAGCGAGCCAGAGCAATATAGACAAGTTCAACTATCTAAAATATGGAGCATTGGTAGGGAAATCCGGAGTCGAAAAATATTTTGACAGGACAATACGAGGCGAATACGGATGGCGGAAGGTTGTGAAAGATAGTCTTGGAAGAGAAAAAGAGGAACTTTTTTCACTATCAAAAAAATCTGAAAGGGGAAAGGATATATGCCTTACTGTTGATTTGCCGCTTCAGATATATGCTGAAGGACTTCTTGGAAACAGGAAGGGTTCGATTGTAGCTATGAACCCTAAAAATGGTGACATTCTGATAATGGCAAGTCATCCATCCTTTGACCCAAATCTTTTTGCTGCAGGGTTATCTGCAAAGGAGTGGAGAAGTTTATTCAACGATACAGGACATCCATTGCAAAACAGAGCGGTTCAGAGCCAGTATCCATCAGGGTCGGTTTTTAAAATTGTAACTGCCATTGCTGCAATGAATGAAGGACTTATAAATGAGGATTACAGTATTATATGCAATGGAAGTATGTATTTTGGAAATAAAAATTTTCTCTGCTGGAAAAAGGAAGGACATGGAAGTGTTGATATTTATCGTGGCATAATGAACTCATGTAATGTATTTTTCTATAATCTTGGTAAACGTCTTGATGTGAATACCCTCGCACGGTATTCGCGCTATTTTGGGTTAGGGGAGAAAACAGGGGTTGAACTACCTTTTGAAGAGAGAGGATTGGTTCCTGATTCAGAGTGGAAATTAAAGTTCTTGAAGAAGCCATGGATTAAAAGTGAGACTCTTTTTATGGCTATCGGGCAGGGGTATCTGCTTGTTACTCCGATACAGCTGGCAAAAATGGTAATGGCAGTGGCTAATGACGGAGTTATAGTTAATCCGGATGTTATATATTCTCCTACAAGGCAGAAAAATAACCTTAAATCATTTAGGAAAGAGATTCCTGTTAAAAAAGAGGTTTTTGATATTGTAAAAGAGGGATTGATAAATGTTGTTAACAGCGGAACAGGATGGAGGGCAAAAGTTAATGGCATAACTATTGCCGGAAAAACAGGAACTGCCCAGGTTATAAGCCTTCAAACTTCAAAATATTTAAAAGCCAAAGGTGAATTTTCTGCAGATTTAAAGGACCATGCATGGTTTGTAGCTTTTGCTCCAGCTGAAGACCCGCAGATAGTTCTTTCGATACTTGTTGAAAATGGGGGTTTTGGCGGAGAAGTATGTGCTCCAATCGCAAAGGAGCTTATTAATTTTTATTTTAATGCGACAGGGCAGGAAAGAGAAAAACTGATTACAGACTATTCAACAGAGTTCCTCGGCGCTTTGCATCGGAGTAGTTCATTCTGA
- a CDS encoding DNA helicase UvrD — MQIIADFHIHSKYSRATSKEMDVENLCKWADIKGINLLGTGDFTHPTYFYYLKSKLEPEGNGFFRLKGKNGKARFILTAEVSNIFSQGKARGRRIHNLIFAPSFEVVAKINSKLEKLGKLSSDGRPIFGFPAKELVKMIMDISDECMIIPAHAWTPWFSVFGANSGFDSIEECFGEESKHIYAIETGLSSDPAMNWRISGLDKISLISNSDAHSPSKLGREANVFDCEFSYREIMKVLKKKDEKKFLYTIEFFPEEGKYYYDGHRNCKVLLSPSETKKHNYICPNCNGKITVGVMHRVEVLADRKEGFTPERTIPYKSLIPLQEIIAECLGFGVNSAAVVNEYKKIVGLGGSEFNVFLELEQDDLKKIASPKIVEGIMRMREGRVSIRPGYDGEYGKVKIFEYGEEEKKKGKEQMSLF, encoded by the coding sequence ATGCAGATAATAGCTGACTTTCATATTCACTCCAAATACAGCCGTGCTACAAGCAAGGAGATGGATGTTGAAAATCTCTGTAAGTGGGCTGATATAAAAGGAATAAACCTTCTTGGAACAGGAGATTTTACCCACCCTACATATTTCTATTATTTAAAAAGCAAGCTCGAACCTGAAGGTAATGGATTTTTCAGGTTAAAAGGAAAAAATGGGAAAGCTAGATTTATACTTACAGCAGAGGTAAGCAATATTTTTTCTCAGGGAAAAGCAAGGGGGAGAAGAATCCATAACCTTATCTTTGCTCCATCATTTGAAGTGGTAGCAAAAATTAATTCCAAGCTTGAAAAACTCGGAAAGCTTTCATCAGATGGAAGACCAATATTCGGGTTTCCTGCAAAGGAACTTGTAAAGATGATAATGGATATTTCAGATGAGTGCATGATAATTCCTGCCCATGCATGGACTCCGTGGTTTTCAGTATTTGGCGCTAACTCGGGGTTTGATTCAATAGAAGAGTGTTTTGGAGAAGAGTCAAAGCATATTTATGCTATTGAAACAGGGCTCTCATCTGACCCTGCAATGAACTGGCGCATCTCAGGCCTTGATAAGATTTCCTTAATTTCAAACTCAGATGCCCATTCACCTTCAAAGCTTGGAAGAGAGGCAAATGTTTTTGACTGCGAGTTTAGCTACAGGGAGATAATGAAGGTTTTAAAAAAAAAGGATGAGAAAAAATTTCTCTACACAATTGAGTTTTTCCCAGAAGAGGGAAAATACTACTATGATGGACACAGGAACTGTAAGGTTCTTCTTTCTCCATCTGAAACAAAAAAACATAATTACATTTGTCCGAATTGTAATGGAAAAATTACAGTTGGTGTAATGCATAGGGTAGAGGTTTTGGCTGACAGGAAAGAAGGCTTTACTCCTGAAAGAACAATCCCCTACAAAAGTTTAATTCCTTTACAAGAAATTATCGCTGAGTGTTTAGGATTTGGCGTTAATTCAGCAGCAGTTGTTAATGAATACAAAAAGATTGTTGGTTTGGGAGGTTCAGAATTTAATGTTTTTTTAGAACTTGAGCAGGATGATTTAAAGAAGATAGCTTCTCCTAAAATAGTTGAGGGAATAATGAGAATGAGAGAGGGAAGGGTTAGTATCAGGCCAGGTTATGATGGTGAATACGGAAAAGTAAAAATCTTTGAATATGGAGAAGAAGAGAAAAAAAAAGGAAAGGAACAGATGAGTCTGTTTTAG
- a CDS encoding RNA polymerase sigma factor RpoD — MENRNLIEVRQLISEGKKKGFLTFDEVNEMLPPDLTDSEQIDDIMMLFDEMDIEIIDSKPVQKKEEEVTEESLEEPDEEDKIEDEKLILMSEMYGKTDDPVRMYLREMGSVSLLSREGEVEIAKKIERFENQIINSIITTPLAIREVVSMGDRLKKGRLKIGNVISISDFDELYSEKAKKEEKRVLDIIDKIRNKDKEYSKTLKVFNKLNSGSEEHGKWKRKLSLIHDEIVNLIKNIQMSSRQIDRIASKLEVIAERISKAEDEIREFEIKIKKLSLQSHSYSQKQTKKKGKSSNVAGNKKLARETNELGKAIKSSRRKIRKVELEANLSGGQIKTAVMLINEGRLKDKLAKSELAKANLRLVVSIAKKYTNRGLQFLDLIQEGNIGLMKAVEKFEYKRGYKFSTYATWWIRQAITRAIADQAKTIRIPVHMIETINKLIRTSRHLVQEIGREPTPEEIAEKMELPEEKIRKVLKIAKEPISLETPIGEEDDSHLGDFIEDTKAISPADAVIGINLREKTREVLKTLTPREEKVLRMRFGIDVNAEHTLEEVGKDFSVTRERIRQIEAKALRKLRHISRSKKLKPFVSWPEIG, encoded by the coding sequence ATGGAAAATAGAAATCTTATAGAAGTAAGGCAACTGATTTCAGAAGGGAAGAAAAAAGGATTTTTAACATTTGATGAAGTAAATGAAATGCTACCTCCTGACCTGACTGATTCTGAGCAGATTGATGACATAATGATGCTTTTTGATGAAATGGATATTGAAATTATTGATTCTAAACCTGTTCAAAAGAAGGAAGAAGAAGTTACTGAAGAGTCTTTGGAAGAGCCGGATGAAGAAGACAAGATAGAAGATGAAAAACTCATTTTAATGTCTGAAATGTATGGAAAGACTGACGACCCCGTCAGGATGTATTTAAGGGAGATGGGCTCTGTATCTCTTCTTAGCAGAGAAGGAGAAGTAGAAATAGCGAAAAAGATTGAAAGGTTTGAGAATCAGATTATAAATTCCATCATCACAACTCCTTTGGCAATAAGAGAAGTTGTTTCAATGGGAGACAGGCTCAAAAAAGGGAGACTGAAGATAGGTAATGTAATCAGCATAAGTGATTTTGATGAACTGTATTCAGAGAAAGCGAAGAAAGAGGAAAAAAGGGTTTTAGATATTATAGATAAAATTAGGAATAAGGATAAAGAATATTCAAAAACCTTAAAGGTATTTAACAAACTTAATTCTGGAAGTGAAGAGCATGGAAAATGGAAACGGAAGCTTTCCTTGATTCATGATGAAATCGTTAATCTGATAAAAAATATACAGATGAGCAGCAGGCAGATTGACAGGATTGCATCAAAACTGGAAGTAATAGCTGAGAGAATATCAAAAGCTGAAGATGAGATAAGGGAGTTTGAGATAAAGATAAAAAAACTTTCTTTGCAATCCCATAGTTATTCGCAAAAGCAGACAAAGAAAAAAGGAAAAAGCAGCAATGTTGCAGGCAATAAAAAGCTTGCCAGGGAGACAAATGAACTTGGAAAAGCAATTAAAAGCTCAAGGCGTAAAATAAGAAAAGTTGAGCTTGAAGCAAATCTTTCAGGCGGGCAGATTAAAACTGCTGTGATGTTGATAAACGAGGGAAGATTAAAGGATAAGCTGGCTAAATCAGAGCTTGCAAAGGCAAACCTGCGGCTAGTTGTCAGTATTGCTAAAAAATATACTAACAGGGGTTTGCAGTTCCTTGACCTGATACAGGAAGGGAATATCGGGCTTATGAAGGCAGTTGAAAAATTTGAGTACAAGAGAGGTTATAAGTTTTCAACATATGCAACATGGTGGATAAGACAAGCTATTACCAGAGCAATTGCAGATCAGGCAAAGACTATCAGGATACCGGTTCATATGATAGAGACTATAAATAAACTTATCAGGACTTCTAGGCATCTTGTTCAGGAAATAGGAAGGGAGCCAACTCCGGAAGAAATTGCTGAGAAAATGGAGCTTCCAGAGGAGAAAATCAGAAAAGTTCTTAAAATTGCTAAAGAGCCAATATCTCTTGAAACTCCGATTGGGGAGGAAGATGACAGCCATTTGGGGGATTTTATAGAAGATACAAAAGCTATATCTCCTGCTGATGCGGTAATAGGGATAAACTTAAGGGAAAAGACCAGAGAGGTTTTAAAAACCTTAACACCAAGGGAAGAAAAGGTGTTGAGAATGCGTTTTGGCATAGATGTAAATGCAGAGCATACGCTTGAGGAAGTAGGGAAGGATTTTAGTGTTACAAGAGAAAGAATAAGGCAGATAGAAGCAAAGGCTTTAAGGAAGCTAAGGCATATAAGCCGTTCTAAAAAGCTAAAACCTTTTGTGAGTTGGCCTGAGATTGGTTAA
- a CDS encoding DNA-binding protein, translating into MVNPYSIKNLFMGKLLHGGDLLAELEKICSDKKIKTGILTAIGAVKNATVGFYNQTEKKYLKHQFDKPLEILSLNGNISIKDDKTMVHAHIVLSDSEGNSFGGHLMPGTTIFACEFWIFEIEGELLIRGFDEVTGLPLWKNKKVPA; encoded by the coding sequence ATGGTAAATCCTTATTCAATAAAAAATCTTTTTATGGGCAAATTACTGCACGGAGGAGACCTCCTTGCTGAGCTTGAAAAAATTTGTTCAGATAAAAAGATAAAAACCGGAATCCTTACAGCTATTGGAGCTGTAAAAAATGCAACTGTTGGTTTTTATAATCAGACAGAAAAAAAATATCTGAAACATCAATTCGATAAGCCTCTCGAGATACTAAGCCTCAACGGAAACATATCAATAAAGGATGATAAAACAATGGTACATGCCCATATTGTTTTATCTGACTCCGAAGGGAATTCCTTTGGAGGACATCTGATGCCCGGAACCACAATTTTTGCCTGCGAGTTTTGGATATTTGAGATTGAAGGAGAGCTATTGATTAGGGGATTTGACGAAGTAACAGGACTTCCCTTATGGAAAAACAAGAAAGTCCCTGCTTAA
- a CDS encoding 3-deoxy-7-phosphoheptulonate synthase, with the protein MERIQNLRVKSIQNLPSPQLLRKKFSIGITAKQTVLAARKTINNILERRDKRLLVIVGPCSIHDPKSAMEYAQRLKELKEEMRDSLFVVMRTYFEKPRTTIGWKGFINDPRMDESCDMAYGLEKAREILLALAKMELPSAAETLDTITINYISDLLSWVSIGARTVESQPHRELASGLSMPVGFKNNTSGEIKVAIDAIESARQPHSFLGVNERGEVSIVRTKGNPFGHLVLRGGNNSPNCDPKNVENAIISLAERNLSQTLVIDCSHGNSRKKHKNQISICHDVVSQRIAGNKNIVGVMLESNLFDGSQKITNDLSKLQYGVSVTDECMGWEDTEKLLRETYRSVSSHL; encoded by the coding sequence ATGGAGCGCATTCAGAACCTGCGGGTCAAAAGCATACAAAATTTGCCTTCGCCTCAATTGCTGAGGAAGAAGTTTTCCATTGGAATTACAGCCAAGCAGACTGTGCTTGCTGCCCGCAAAACCATAAATAATATTTTAGAGAGAAGGGATAAGCGATTACTGGTAATAGTCGGTCCCTGTTCCATTCATGACCCAAAGTCAGCCATGGAATATGCCCAAAGGCTTAAAGAGCTTAAGGAAGAAATGAGAGATTCTCTCTTTGTTGTAATGCGGACCTATTTTGAAAAACCAAGAACAACGATTGGATGGAAAGGTTTTATCAATGACCCCCGTATGGATGAGTCCTGCGACATGGCATACGGATTGGAGAAAGCAAGGGAGATTTTATTGGCTCTCGCAAAAATGGAATTGCCATCTGCTGCTGAAACACTTGATACTATTACAATAAATTATATAAGCGACCTTTTAAGCTGGGTCTCAATTGGCGCAAGGACAGTCGAATCTCAGCCCCACCGTGAATTAGCAAGCGGTCTTTCAATGCCGGTTGGTTTTAAAAATAATACCAGTGGTGAAATAAAAGTTGCAATTGATGCAATTGAGTCAGCCCGCCAGCCGCACAGTTTCCTTGGAGTTAATGAAAGAGGCGAAGTCTCTATTGTCAGGACCAAAGGGAACCCTTTTGGACATCTTGTTTTGCGGGGAGGCAACAATTCACCCAATTGCGATCCTAAAAATGTGGAAAATGCAATTATCTCTCTTGCAGAAAGAAACCTCAGCCAGACTCTGGTAATTGACTGCTCCCACGGCAATTCCAGGAAAAAGCACAAAAACCAAATAAGTATTTGCCATGATGTTGTTTCCCAGAGAATTGCTGGAAACAAAAACATTGTCGGGGTAATGCTTGAGAGCAATCTTTTTGATGGCAGCCAGAAAATTACTAATGATTTATCAAAACTTCAATACGGAGTTTCTGTAACTGATGAGTGCATGGGCTGGGAAGATACTGAGAAACTGCTGAGAGAAACATACAGGTCAGTATCATCGCATCTTTAA
- a CDS encoding glutamyl-tRNA amidotransferase, whose protein sequence is MSIKEKLTSDLKESLKSGDKAKLSVVRMLLSSIKNKEIDKRGELSEDEGLDVLSHAAKLRKESIEEFAKGGREDLVQKEKEELKVVENYLPEQLSEDKLKEIAKLAILEVSATSAKDIGKVMKILMPRLKGKADGKIVNKIVQQALESQG, encoded by the coding sequence GTGAGCATAAAAGAGAAATTAACCTCTGACCTTAAAGAATCGCTTAAATCAGGCGATAAAGCGAAACTCTCTGTTGTCAGAATGCTGCTTTCATCAATAAAAAATAAAGAAATTGATAAACGGGGAGAGTTATCAGAGGATGAAGGACTTGATGTTTTATCACATGCTGCAAAACTCAGGAAAGAATCAATAGAAGAATTTGCTAAAGGAGGAAGAGAAGATCTTGTTCAGAAAGAAAAGGAGGAGCTTAAAGTAGTTGAAAATTATTTGCCGGAACAGTTATCAGAGGATAAACTTAAAGAAATTGCAAAGCTGGCAATATTGGAAGTAAGCGCAACATCTGCGAAAGATATCGGGAAGGTAATGAAAATTTTAATGCCAAGACTTAAGGGTAAGGCTGACGGAAAGATAGTAAATAAAATAGTTCAGCAAGCCTTAGAGAGTCAAGGATGA
- a CDS encoding NAD-dependent dehydratase, with translation MERTLITGGAGFLGSHLCDLLLAEGHQVICMDNLITGNLENIIHLFENPNFKFIKYDVTGYVHIAGHLDNILHFASPASPIDYMEFPIQTLKVGSLGTHKVLGLAKEKKARFLIASTSEVYGDPLEHPQREEYWGNVNPVGPRGVYDEAKRFAEAMTMAYHRYHRVSTRIVRIFNTYGPRMRINDGRALPTFMSQALTGENITVFGDGSQTRSFCYVSDLIRGIYRLLNSDYVEPVNIGNQEEVTILEFAKEIVELTESKSRIVFKNLPVDDPKIRQPDITKAKKILSWHPEVPRREGLRMTLEYFKKKLEIDKR, from the coding sequence GTGGAAAGAACTTTAATCACCGGAGGCGCAGGTTTTTTAGGTTCCCATCTCTGTGACCTTCTGCTTGCTGAAGGGCATCAGGTTATCTGTATGGATAACCTGATAACCGGAAATCTTGAGAACATAATCCATCTTTTTGAGAATCCAAACTTCAAATTTATCAAATATGACGTAACTGGATATGTCCATATAGCCGGGCATCTGGATAATATTCTCCATTTTGCATCCCCTGCAAGCCCTATAGACTATATGGAATTCCCTATTCAGACCTTAAAGGTTGGTTCCCTTGGGACTCATAAGGTGCTGGGCCTTGCAAAGGAGAAGAAAGCCCGCTTCCTCATTGCATCAACTTCAGAGGTTTATGGAGACCCTTTAGAACATCCTCAGAGAGAAGAATACTGGGGGAATGTCAATCCTGTTGGACCCAGAGGAGTGTATGATGAGGCAAAAAGATTTGCAGAGGCTATGACAATGGCATATCACCGCTATCACAGGGTTTCAACAAGGATAGTGAGGATTTTTAATACCTATGGTCCACGCATGAGAATAAATGATGGCAGGGCTCTTCCAACATTTATGAGCCAGGCTCTGACTGGTGAGAATATAACCGTTTTTGGGGACGGGAGCCAGACAAGGAGTTTCTGCTATGTTTCAGATCTTATAAGAGGGATTTATAGACTTCTCAACTCTGATTATGTTGAGCCTGTTAACATAGGGAATCAGGAGGAAGTAACAATACTTGAATTTGCAAAAGAAATAGTTGAGCTTACAGAAAGCAAGAGCAGGATAGTTTTTAAAAATCTTCCTGTTGATGACCCTAAAATCAGACAGCCTGATATAACAAAAGCTAAAAAGATATTGAGCTGGCACCCAGAAGTACCAAGAAGAGAGGGGTTAAGAATGACCCTTGAATATTTCAAAAAGAAATTAGAGATTGATAAAAGATAA